The Candidatus Nitrosotalea sinensis genome contains a region encoding:
- a CDS encoding YncE family protein — translation MKSVLAFVLIFSVVVMSTGTIPGLSYTQNAFASSPPSASVTSPANGATLASSTVTITGTASSSSNTVTSVQVSIDGAPYVTATGTTIWSYTANGLANGVHSITAKAIDNQGLIGYSTNVLTGATIPTGNGQELVFDPANGNIYVANIAQGTISVISSTTNHVISTISGIPGPTGIAYDSVNGYLYTANYNFNNISVVDTATNHVVTTISAGGVQPFGVAYVPNGKIYVANTGSNTVSVIDPSTNTIVGTIPAGAHPQDFAYDSTSHLLYMTNQGSNNVSVIDPSTNTVVATISVGISPRGISYDPANGDMYVANFNSNTVSIIDTSTNTVSSISTGSSGGPNGVAFDPANGFVYVPDFAGTRLNVIDSATNAFINPVILPSAPYYYYAIFDPVNSDIYITSGTNVAIIQTQTQFTVTVQDTTAPVVTVPAPITTSATGPSGAVVTFTTSATDPDDTAGPVQCNTASGSTFPIGTTTVTCTSTDTNSNTGTASFTVTVQDTTAPVVTVPAPITTSATGPSGAVVTFTTSATDPDDTAGPVQCNTASVHT, via the coding sequence TTGAAATCAGTTTTAGCTTTCGTTTTGATCTTTTCTGTAGTTGTAATGTCTACTGGAACAATTCCTGGTTTGTCATATACTCAAAATGCTTTTGCATCTTCGCCACCATCTGCATCAGTTACGTCGCCTGCCAATGGTGCCACATTAGCGTCTAGCACTGTAACAATAACAGGCACTGCATCTTCCTCATCAAATACTGTAACCAGTGTACAAGTATCAATTGATGGCGCGCCATATGTGACTGCTACAGGAACAACTATCTGGTCTTATACTGCCAATGGACTTGCAAATGGAGTCCATTCTATTACTGCCAAGGCAATAGATAACCAAGGACTGATTGGGTATAGCACAAATGTCCTCACAGGAGCCACAATACCTACAGGTAATGGACAGGAACTAGTCTTTGATCCTGCAAATGGAAATATCTATGTTGCAAATATTGCTCAAGGTACTATCTCTGTAATTAGCAGCACTACAAACCATGTAATAAGCACGATATCTGGAATCCCTGGCCCAACGGGTATTGCTTATGACTCTGTAAACGGTTACCTTTACACAGCAAATTATAATTTTAATAATATTTCTGTAGTAGATACAGCAACCAATCACGTTGTGACCACGATTAGTGCGGGTGGTGTTCAACCATTTGGTGTAGCATATGTTCCAAACGGCAAGATCTATGTTGCCAACACAGGGAGCAACACGGTCTCTGTAATCGATCCTTCGACAAATACTATCGTTGGAACCATTCCTGCTGGTGCTCATCCACAAGATTTCGCATATGATTCTACAAGTCATCTTCTTTATATGACAAACCAAGGATCTAACAATGTCTCTGTAATTGATCCTTCGACCAACACTGTTGTTGCCACAATCTCAGTAGGTATCTCACCAAGAGGCATATCATATGATCCTGCAAACGGTGACATGTATGTTGCAAACTTTAACTCTAACACTGTCTCTATAATCGACACTTCAACCAACACTGTTTCTAGTATTTCTACAGGTTCTAGCGGTGGTCCAAATGGTGTAGCATTTGATCCAGCTAACGGATTTGTCTACGTGCCAGACTTTGCAGGTACGAGACTAAATGTAATAGATTCTGCAACCAACGCTTTCATAAATCCGGTCATACTTCCAAGTGCTCCTTACTATTACTATGCAATATTTGATCCAGTAAACTCTGATATCTACATAACTAGTGGCACTAACGTTGCAATAATCCAGACTCAGACACAATTTACAGTTACAGTGCAGGACACAACAGCACCTGTTGTCACAGTCCCAGCACCAATTACCACATCAGCTACTGGTCCATCCGGTGCTGTAGTAACATTTACCACATCTGCAACAGACCCAGATGACACTGCAGGTCCTGTCCAATGCAACACAGCTTCAGGTTCCACATTCCCAATAGGTACAACCACCGTAACATGTACTTCGACTGATACTAACAGTAACACTGGTACTGCATCATTTACAGTTACAGTGCAGGACACAACAGCACCTGTTGTCACAGTCCCAGCACCAATTACCACATCAGCTACTGGTCCATCCGGTGCTGTAGTAACATTTACCACATCTGCAACAGACCCAGATGACACTGCAGGTCCTGTCCAATGCAACACAGCTTCCGTCCACAC
- a CDS encoding 2-oxoacid:ferredoxin oxidoreductase subunit beta, with protein sequence MVSNVADYKTEVHNDWCPGCGDFGIVSAIQMALAEMDIPRHKAAIFSGVGCSGKTSHYVNTYGVHTLHGRVLTFSQGAKLANPEMTVVAVGGDGDGLGIGAGHFVAAGRRNVDMTYIIFNNGVYGLTKGQASPTLKLGLKTKSLPEPNVNQSVNPIALAIASGYTFVARGYAYDVRQLKDLIIAAVKHRGLSFLDVLQPCPTYNDINTRDWFSGMDNIDEITNKPRPRIYKLEDTGYDASVHIDSPDEENEKLTQALIKSNEWDSKIPTGIFYKNEIIAPYDERMSERIPNYVENPPSNQEISSGNKSITNISKILDSLQV encoded by the coding sequence ATGGTGTCTAATGTAGCTGATTACAAAACTGAGGTACACAATGACTGGTGTCCGGGATGCGGAGACTTTGGTATAGTAAGTGCGATACAGATGGCTCTAGCAGAAATGGACATACCAAGACACAAGGCAGCCATATTCTCAGGTGTCGGATGTTCTGGTAAAACCTCACATTATGTCAATACCTATGGAGTTCATACTTTGCATGGCAGAGTGTTGACTTTTTCACAAGGTGCCAAGCTTGCAAATCCTGAGATGACTGTGGTTGCAGTCGGGGGAGATGGTGATGGACTAGGAATTGGTGCAGGACATTTTGTTGCTGCAGGGAGAAGAAATGTGGATATGACTTACATCATATTCAATAATGGAGTTTATGGATTAACAAAAGGTCAGGCATCTCCTACTCTGAAACTTGGATTAAAAACTAAATCTCTGCCAGAACCAAATGTCAATCAATCTGTAAATCCTATTGCATTGGCAATTGCAAGTGGTTATACATTTGTTGCACGCGGATATGCATATGATGTAAGACAACTTAAGGATTTGATAATTGCAGCAGTAAAACATAGAGGATTGTCATTTCTCGATGTATTACAACCATGTCCTACTTACAATGACATCAATACTAGAGATTGGTTTTCGGGAATGGACAATATTGATGAAATTACGAATAAACCCAGGCCCAGAATATACAAGCTTGAGGATACTGGTTATGATGCATCTGTACACATTGATTCTCCGGATGAGGAGAACGAGAAACTTACCCAAGCCTTGATAAAATCAAATGAATGGGATTCCAAGATTCCTACTGGAATATTTTACAAAAATGAGATAATTGCACCATATGATGAAAGAATGTCCGAAAGAATTCCAAATTATGTGGAAAATCCTCCCTCTAATCAAGAAATCTCTTCTGGAAACAAATCAATAACCAACATTTCAAAGATATTGGATTCTCTGCAAGTATAG
- a CDS encoding 2-oxoacid:ferredoxin oxidoreductase subunit alpha, with the protein MSSIDLTWVIGGPQGGGVETAANIFAGACAGCGLQVFGKREYYSNIKGEHSYFGVRVSDKTIRSNVSGITMLVGFDAETIFRHADDVFDDGAIVYESDLSAIKIDEIPTLDAPFKSRLKKYLESKNKPFTIQGLLDDSKERGVMLYPVSFKEILANLSEETKNPKIRGMFRMQNVLAVSVSLGLLGLPPATLLKSVSSIFSRKAEIGEMNKTAANYAYNLATVKYPKFRYQLPQIAKKDSTILVQGFQSTGLGKIACGCRFQSYYPITPASDESVFLESNEIFDVENSRPGSTLVVQTEDEISAIGMIIGAALTGTRSATSTSGPGFSLMAESLGWAGINEVPIVVTLYQRSGPSTGLPTRHGQDDLQFAIHAGHGDFPRIVYASGDTEEGFYDTAKCFNFADVYQIPVIHMMDKFIASTVSTVKRFDPTKITIERGKLLEKIDSQGYVRFAPSPDGISPRSRLGLENGIFWNTGDESDVIGHISEDPENRIYKMDKRARKLDVALEKIPKEDQAVNHGIADYCIVSWGSTKGPILDAMEMLQKEGYKVGFIQIKMLHPFPAQYVQSLLGGVKTIIDIEANHSGQMGSLVNEYLDRKVDYYILKYTGRPMTCNEVFDAVKKIIDNKAEKKQVLKYGV; encoded by the coding sequence ATGTCCTCTATTGATTTAACTTGGGTTATTGGCGGTCCTCAAGGAGGAGGAGTTGAGACTGCGGCAAATATTTTTGCTGGAGCTTGTGCTGGTTGCGGATTGCAAGTGTTTGGAAAAAGAGAATATTATTCCAACATAAAAGGGGAACACAGCTACTTTGGAGTTCGTGTATCTGACAAAACAATTAGATCTAATGTAAGTGGCATTACAATGCTTGTAGGGTTTGATGCTGAAACAATATTCCGACATGCTGATGATGTATTCGATGACGGTGCAATTGTATACGAATCTGATTTGTCTGCAATAAAAATAGATGAAATACCTACACTTGATGCACCCTTCAAGTCTAGGCTCAAAAAATACCTAGAATCTAAAAACAAACCTTTCACAATACAGGGATTGCTTGATGATTCAAAAGAAAGAGGCGTCATGCTTTATCCTGTATCATTTAAAGAAATTTTAGCTAACTTGTCTGAAGAGACAAAGAATCCAAAAATTCGTGGAATGTTTCGTATGCAAAATGTTCTTGCAGTGTCTGTATCACTTGGATTATTGGGGCTTCCACCTGCTACATTGTTAAAATCTGTATCATCTATCTTTTCTAGAAAAGCAGAGATTGGAGAAATGAATAAGACTGCTGCAAATTACGCATATAATCTTGCTACTGTGAAATATCCAAAATTTAGGTACCAGTTACCCCAAATTGCAAAAAAAGACAGTACCATTCTAGTCCAGGGATTTCAATCTACTGGACTTGGCAAGATAGCATGCGGTTGTAGATTCCAATCCTATTATCCAATTACTCCAGCATCTGATGAAAGTGTGTTTTTAGAATCAAATGAAATATTTGATGTAGAAAACAGTAGGCCTGGATCTACACTAGTAGTACAAACTGAAGATGAAATATCTGCAATTGGTATGATAATTGGAGCAGCTCTTACGGGAACACGATCTGCAACAAGTACTTCTGGTCCTGGCTTTTCTTTGATGGCTGAATCTCTTGGCTGGGCTGGAATAAATGAAGTTCCAATTGTAGTTACATTATACCAGAGAAGTGGTCCATCTACTGGTCTTCCGACAAGACATGGACAAGATGATTTACAATTTGCAATTCATGCAGGACACGGAGATTTTCCAAGGATTGTATATGCATCAGGTGATACTGAAGAAGGATTCTATGATACTGCAAAATGTTTCAACTTTGCAGATGTATACCAAATACCTGTAATACATATGATGGACAAATTCATTGCAAGTACTGTCTCTACCGTTAAAAGATTTGATCCTACAAAAATAACAATAGAGCGAGGAAAACTTTTAGAAAAAATTGACAGTCAGGGATATGTCCGATTTGCACCTTCTCCTGATGGAATATCTCCAAGATCAAGACTCGGGCTAGAGAATGGAATCTTTTGGAATACTGGTGATGAGAGTGACGTGATTGGGCATATATCCGAAGATCCTGAAAATCGCATATACAAGATGGATAAACGTGCACGCAAATTGGATGTCGCACTAGAAAAGATACCAAAAGAAGATCAAGCCGTAAACCACGGAATAGCGGATTATTGCATTGTTAGCTGGGGTTCTACAAAGGGGCCTATTCTAGATGCTATGGAAATGCTCCAAAAGGAGGGGTATAAGGTTGGGTTTATCCAGATCAAAATGTTACATCCGTTCCCTGCACAATATGTGCAATCCTTGCTTGGAGGAGTAAAGACAATCATCGACATAGAAGCAAATCACTCTGGGCAAATGGGCTCACTTGTCAATGAATATTTGGATAGAAAAGTTGACTATTACATATTAAAATACACTGGCAGACCAATGACTTGTAATGAAGTCTTTGATGCTGTCAAGAAAATCATTGATAACAAAGCAGAGAAAAAACAGGTGCTAAAATATGGTGTCTAA
- a CDS encoding 2-hydroxyacid dehydrogenase, with translation MKILITRKIHDFALKELEKKHSVEIHTGKIPMPKKLLMSKIGDKDGLLCYPYDIIDSEVINAGENLKAISTYSVGYDHIDVKTALKRGITVGYTPEVLTRATADLTMALMLSLFRRIPEGDKLIRNNKWKTIFGPYEFLGTDLYQKTLGIFGMGRIGKAVVKRAAGFEMNIIYHNRTRLSKEEEKKLKVTYVSLDELFRTSDVVSIHSPHTSQTDKVVNLKLLKKMKNTSFLINTARGKIIDETDLVAALKRKIIAGAALDVFQKEPTDSKNPLTRLDNVILMPHSGSATVETRKQMAEIAVKNLIYALSDKKPIYQVKGN, from the coding sequence ATGAAGATCTTAATTACACGTAAAATTCACGATTTTGCTCTAAAAGAACTTGAAAAAAAACACAGTGTAGAAATACATACTGGAAAGATTCCAATGCCAAAGAAACTATTGATGTCAAAGATAGGGGACAAAGATGGCCTTCTTTGCTATCCTTATGACATCATAGACTCAGAGGTCATAAATGCCGGAGAGAATCTCAAGGCAATTTCAACATATAGTGTGGGCTATGACCACATAGATGTCAAAACCGCATTGAAGAGAGGCATCACAGTAGGATACACACCAGAAGTATTGACTCGGGCCACTGCAGATCTTACAATGGCTCTAATGCTATCTCTGTTTAGAAGAATACCAGAAGGAGATAAACTAATTCGCAACAACAAATGGAAGACAATATTTGGCCCATACGAGTTTCTCGGAACTGACCTGTATCAAAAAACTCTCGGCATATTCGGAATGGGTAGAATAGGAAAAGCAGTGGTAAAAAGAGCAGCAGGTTTTGAGATGAACATAATATATCATAATAGAACTCGCTTATCAAAAGAAGAGGAAAAGAAATTAAAAGTAACATACGTATCACTTGACGAACTTTTTAGAACTAGTGATGTAGTCAGCATACATTCTCCTCATACATCACAAACAGACAAAGTTGTAAATCTGAAATTACTCAAGAAGATGAAAAATACTTCATTTCTTATCAACACTGCAAGAGGCAAGATAATAGATGAAACAGATCTTGTAGCAGCATTGAAAAGAAAAATAATTGCAGGCGCAGCTCTTGATGTATTTCAAAAAGAACCTACGGATTCCAAGAATCCATTAACAAGACTTGATAATGTAATACTGATGCCGCATAGTGGAAGTGCAACAGTAGAAACAAGAAAACAGATGGCTGAAATTGCAGTTAAAAATTTAATATATGCACTTTCGGACAAAAAGCCAATTTATCAAGTAAAAGGAAATTAA
- a CDS encoding MarC family protein: protein MVQDFLADLVKSIVTLLVVIDPIASVPIIIALTGKMEKKQRTSVSNVTIVTVAILLFVFAFVGSTILSTFGISIFSFMIAGGVLLFLVSIELLTHGEWRFGSQSLQDESGIVPLAFPLLAGPGALTLVILSFETYGMWVTIISIAVVLGITYAILRSVSPIYRLLGKRGSMIVTRIFAIIIAAFAVQFVIDGIKQVFH, encoded by the coding sequence ATGGTCCAAGATTTTCTAGCAGATTTGGTAAAATCAATAGTAACACTACTTGTAGTTATTGATCCAATTGCAAGTGTGCCTATAATAATTGCGCTTACCGGAAAAATGGAAAAGAAACAGAGGACCTCTGTCTCAAATGTTACTATAGTGACTGTAGCAATTCTTCTCTTTGTTTTTGCATTTGTAGGATCTACAATTCTTTCCACTTTTGGCATCTCAATATTTAGTTTCATGATTGCAGGAGGAGTGTTACTCTTTCTTGTTTCAATCGAATTGTTGACACATGGCGAATGGAGATTTGGAAGTCAAAGCTTGCAAGATGAATCTGGGATTGTACCACTAGCTTTTCCGCTGCTTGCAGGGCCTGGAGCTCTAACTCTGGTAATATTGTCCTTTGAAACATACGGTATGTGGGTTACTATAATCTCAATTGCCGTTGTATTAGGCATAACCTATGCAATTCTCAGATCAGTTTCTCCAATATATCGACTGCTTGGAAAGAGAGGCTCGATGATTGTGACAAGGATATTTGCAATCATAATAGCTGCATTTGCAGTCCAGTTTGTGATTGATGGAATAAAGCAAGTATTTCATTGA
- a CDS encoding DUF488 domain-containing protein, producing the protein MIKIKRIYEKYSADDGFRVLVDRLWPRGISKPHSHVDLWLKEIAPTNDLRKWFSHDAAKWKSFEIKYRKELQENKMLIETIKDLEKKHHTITLLFSAKDEQHNNAMVLQRFMLDM; encoded by the coding sequence ATGATCAAAATAAAGAGAATTTATGAAAAATATTCTGCCGATGATGGTTTTCGAGTATTGGTTGATAGGCTATGGCCTAGAGGAATATCCAAGCCTCATTCACATGTAGATCTATGGCTAAAAGAAATAGCGCCAACAAATGACTTGAGGAAATGGTTTTCACACGATGCTGCCAAATGGAAGTCCTTTGAAATAAAATATCGTAAGGAATTACAAGAAAACAAAATGCTGATTGAGACTATCAAAGATCTTGAAAAAAAGCACCACACCATCACGCTACTTTTTTCTGCAAAAGATGAGCAACATAACAATGCTATGGTTTTACAAAGGTTTATGCTTGATATGTAG
- a CDS encoding RNA-guided pseudouridylation complex pseudouridine synthase subunit Cbf5 — protein MTLKQLQNLRVIDQDITNDAHGTYYDKRSIEQLLEYGFILLDKPNGPTSHETVAWVKKILHVPKAGHSGTLDPQVSGVLPIGFGEATKALIVLLLGPKEYHALGRLHVLPPQEKLSDVLKQLTGKIFQKPPQRSAVSRQTRIRHVYEIEVVEQKERLLLLRILCEAGTYVRKIFYDMGEILSEGATMIELRRTRVGHFNEESNLVKMHDLVDAYALWKENGDDTKLRRIIMPIELTLSEIKSVVIRDSAVDALCHGAQLAIPGILEISFGLKRGDLVAIYTQKGEVVALAEAILNEDEIVENTKGFAFKIKRIIMAPNTYPKNWRSKAVVNS, from the coding sequence ATGACTCTCAAACAATTACAAAATCTTAGAGTAATAGACCAAGACATCACTAATGATGCTCATGGGACATATTATGATAAAAGATCAATTGAGCAATTATTGGAGTATGGTTTTATCTTGCTGGACAAGCCAAATGGTCCTACAAGCCACGAGACAGTGGCATGGGTAAAAAAGATTCTACATGTGCCAAAAGCAGGACATAGCGGTACACTTGATCCACAAGTGTCTGGAGTCTTGCCAATAGGGTTTGGTGAGGCAACTAAAGCGCTTATAGTGTTATTGTTGGGACCTAAAGAATATCATGCACTTGGAAGACTGCATGTACTTCCTCCACAAGAAAAATTATCTGATGTGCTCAAACAACTTACTGGCAAAATATTTCAAAAACCACCGCAACGCTCTGCAGTGTCAAGGCAAACTAGAATACGACATGTATATGAAATTGAAGTAGTAGAACAAAAGGAAAGATTGTTGCTTCTTAGAATTTTATGTGAAGCAGGTACGTATGTGAGAAAAATATTCTATGATATGGGTGAAATTCTCAGTGAGGGTGCAACAATGATTGAACTTAGAAGGACCAGGGTGGGACATTTCAATGAAGAATCTAATCTTGTAAAGATGCATGATCTTGTTGATGCATATGCATTATGGAAAGAAAATGGGGATGACACAAAGCTTCGAAGAATAATCATGCCAATAGAACTTACATTAAGTGAGATAAAGTCAGTTGTAATACGGGACTCTGCAGTAGATGCATTATGTCATGGTGCGCAACTTGCAATACCTGGAATTTTGGAAATATCTTTTGGACTAAAACGTGGAGATCTGGTGGCAATATACACTCAGAAAGGAGAGGTTGTTGCACTGGCAGAGGCAATATTAAATGAAGATGAAATTGTTGAAAATACAAAAGGATTTGCTTTTAAAATAAAGAGAATAATCATGGCTCCTAATACGTATCCGAAGAATTGGAGATCAAAGGCTGTAGTTAACAGTTAA
- a CDS encoding cytidylate kinase-like family protein — MLRSVIISGPPAIGKTTIAKGLGEEFGLKYLSGGDVLKEMAKDQGFETDRDDFWDTEEGMNFLNIRKGNPEFDKQVDEKLKKIFLTEDVIITSYTLPWLVQDGIKIWLAGSHENSAKRMTMRDDISMSDALEIVKKRYDENKTLYHRLYGFNFGEDLSVFSIVIHTDDLGPKQVLEQAKSAVKKYYDSQTITKS; from the coding sequence TTGCTCCGTTCAGTAATAATTTCTGGTCCTCCAGCCATCGGAAAGACTACGATAGCAAAAGGTTTGGGAGAAGAATTTGGACTCAAATATCTAAGTGGAGGAGATGTGCTCAAAGAGATGGCAAAAGATCAAGGATTTGAAACTGATAGGGATGATTTTTGGGATACAGAAGAAGGAATGAACTTTCTTAATATCAGAAAAGGAAATCCTGAATTTGACAAACAAGTAGATGAAAAATTAAAAAAAATATTTCTTACTGAAGATGTAATAATTACAAGTTATACTTTGCCATGGTTGGTACAAGACGGAATAAAAATCTGGCTTGCAGGATCTCATGAAAACAGTGCAAAAAGAATGACCATGAGAGATGATATCTCCATGTCTGATGCTCTTGAAATTGTTAAAAAAAGATATGATGAAAATAAGACTCTATATCACAGACTCTATGGGTTTAATTTTGGCGAGGACTTGTCTGTGTTTAGTATAGTGATACATACTGATGACCTTGGACCTAAACAAGTTCTTGAACAAGCAAAAAGTGCGGTAAAAAAATACTATGACTCTCAAACAATTACAAAATCTTAG
- a CDS encoding DUF106 domain-containing protein has product MEHSLILNFLNSIVLQIPGLSKGPLGSANPIVKGMIPSALGIMSISIGLNLLNAVIKRKMVDQEKLKRLLKETRAWQKERMAAFKSKDQAKTDELNKKSAYMNKMNMEVMQMNMRPMMITFLPLILIFYFVLPPLFSYTVAISPISLNFIPGGFFELTCTAAKVAESQLAGHPHVCQHVNELYFWAWYFLSSAAFSGIIMRVTKTTMDTS; this is encoded by the coding sequence ATGGAACATAGTCTAATTCTTAATTTTCTCAATTCTATCGTACTACAGATACCTGGTCTAAGTAAGGGACCACTAGGAAGTGCAAATCCAATTGTAAAGGGAATGATTCCTTCTGCACTTGGAATCATGTCTATCTCAATAGGTCTGAACTTGCTAAATGCAGTGATCAAAAGAAAGATGGTTGACCAGGAAAAACTAAAGCGACTGCTAAAAGAAACACGTGCTTGGCAGAAAGAAAGAATGGCTGCATTCAAGTCAAAAGACCAGGCAAAAACTGATGAGCTTAATAAAAAATCTGCATACATGAACAAGATGAACATGGAAGTGATGCAGATGAACATGAGGCCAATGATGATTACTTTTCTTCCATTGATTTTGATCTTTTACTTTGTTCTTCCGCCTTTGTTCTCATACACTGTAGCTATATCTCCAATATCTCTGAACTTTATTCCGGGAGGATTTTTTGAGCTTACTTGTACTGCCGCAAAAGTAGCTGAATCGCAGTTGGCAGGTCATCCACATGTATGTCAACATGTAAATGAATTGTATTTCTGGGCTTGGTATTTCCTTTCTTCTGCTGCCTTTAGTGGTATCATAATGCGAGTTACAAAAACTACAATGGATACAAGCTAA
- a CDS encoding adenylate kinase, translating to MAESKRIIIVGIPGVGKTTVVSKVVELLKTKNIKVSVSIFGTVMFDEAKKRGVQNRDDLRKLSVKEQKELQSTAARAISSITDDVVIVDTHAFISTNEGFYPGLPHNVLEILNPDSFIMITARPEEIYNRRMTDTTRTRDIVSIDAIKKELDVTSAMLSTCSILCGSPIKMVLNTEGKVDEAARGIISAMGYNHGT from the coding sequence TTGGCAGAAAGTAAGAGAATCATCATTGTAGGAATTCCAGGAGTAGGTAAAACTACTGTCGTATCAAAGGTAGTGGAGTTACTAAAAACGAAAAACATCAAAGTAAGTGTTTCAATATTTGGCACCGTCATGTTTGATGAAGCAAAAAAGAGGGGAGTGCAAAATAGAGACGATCTCAGAAAACTATCTGTAAAAGAACAAAAGGAATTACAATCTACTGCTGCACGAGCAATTTCGTCAATTACTGATGATGTAGTAATTGTGGATACACATGCATTCATTTCTACAAATGAGGGATTTTACCCTGGGCTTCCACATAATGTATTGGAAATTCTCAATCCTGATAGTTTTATCATGATAACCGCACGACCTGAAGAAATTTACAATCGCAGAATGACTGACACTACTAGAACAAGAGACATTGTATCAATAGATGCAATAAAAAAAGAACTTGATGTAACAAGTGCAATGCTTTCTACATGTTCTATACTATGTGGTTCTCCAATCAAGATGGTTCTTAATACTGAAGGTAAAGTTGATGAGGCGGCACGAGGCATCATAAGTGCAATGGGGTATAACCATGGAACATAG